Proteins co-encoded in one Gopherus evgoodei ecotype Sinaloan lineage chromosome 4, rGopEvg1_v1.p, whole genome shotgun sequence genomic window:
- the ELOB gene encoding elongin-B, whose translation MDVFLMIRRHKTTIFTDAKESSTVYELKRIVEGILKRPPEEQRLYKDDQLLDDSKTLGDCGFTSQTARPQAPATVGLAFRAGDDSFEALRIDPFSSPPELPDVMKPQDSSSSANEQAVQ comes from the exons ATG gacgtGTTCCTGATGATCCGGCGCCACAAGACAACCATCTTCACCGACGCCAAGGAGTCCAGCACCGTGTACGAGCTGAAGCGCATCGTGGAGGGCATCCTCAAGCGGCCCCCCGAGGAGCAGCGGCTCTACAAG gatgACCAGCTGCTAGACGACAGCAAGACCCTGGGAGACTGCGGCTTCACCAGCCAGACAGCGCGGCCCCAGGCCCCGGCCACGGTGGGCCTGGCTTTCCGAGCCGGGG atgACTCCTTCGAGGCTCTCCGCATCGACCCCTTCTCCAGCCCGCCGGAGCTCCCCGACGTCATGAAACCCCAAGACTCCAGCAGCAGCGCGAACGAACAGGCCGTGCAGTGA